A single window of Nocardioides kongjuensis DNA harbors:
- a CDS encoding DNA-3-methyladenine glycosylase 2 family protein, with product MTSPDEPVAADAERVWLPGRPVPVGALVRQQRHGGGDPTHRLALAGRHWRASRTPDGVATLAVTDQDATGAITAQAWGPGADWAIAQLPALLGELDDWSGFEPRHPVLEEARRHHPHLRLGRTGLVMEALVPAIIEQKVTGQEAFAGFRALVRRHGTPAPGPGAALGLMVQPDAEALRRVPSWEWLRLHIDPARSRAVVTAARHAEALERAAGLPGEQAEARLRALPGIGVWTAAEVRQRALGDPDAVSYGDYHVAKDVGWALEGRLFDDAELARYLRPWQGHRGRIPFLVAAAGLHRPRRGPRMAPREHLGGRDQIA from the coding sequence GTGACCTCCCCGGACGAACCGGTCGCCGCGGACGCGGAGCGCGTGTGGCTCCCGGGCCGGCCCGTTCCGGTCGGCGCACTGGTGCGTCAGCAGCGCCACGGCGGCGGTGACCCGACGCACCGGTTGGCGCTCGCCGGCCGGCACTGGCGGGCCTCCCGTACGCCGGACGGCGTGGCGACCCTCGCCGTGACCGACCAGGACGCGACCGGGGCGATCACTGCACAGGCCTGGGGGCCGGGCGCGGACTGGGCGATCGCCCAGCTGCCCGCGCTGCTCGGCGAGCTCGACGACTGGTCCGGCTTCGAGCCGCGCCACCCGGTCCTCGAGGAGGCCCGGCGCCACCACCCGCACCTGCGGCTCGGTCGCACCGGCCTGGTCATGGAGGCCCTGGTCCCGGCGATCATCGAGCAGAAGGTCACCGGCCAGGAGGCCTTCGCCGGCTTCCGTGCCCTCGTACGGCGCCACGGCACCCCCGCACCCGGACCGGGCGCAGCGCTCGGCCTGATGGTCCAGCCCGACGCCGAGGCGCTGCGCCGGGTCCCGTCCTGGGAGTGGCTGCGCCTGCACATCGACCCCGCCCGCAGCCGTGCGGTGGTGACCGCAGCCCGGCACGCCGAGGCACTGGAGCGGGCCGCCGGCCTGCCGGGGGAGCAGGCCGAGGCGCGGCTGCGGGCACTGCCCGGTATCGGCGTGTGGACCGCCGCGGAGGTCCGCCAGCGCGCGCTCGGCGACCCCGATGCCGTCTCGTACGGCGACTACCACGTCGCGAAGGACGTGGGCTGGGCGCTGGAGGGTCGGCTGTTCGACGACGCCGAGCTGGCCCGGTACCTCCGCCCCTGGCAGGGCCACCGGGGCCGGATCCCGTTCCTCGTGGCGGCCGCCGGGCTGCACCGTCCCCGTCGTGGTCCGCGGATGGCGCCACGTGAACATCTCGGGGGCCGTGACCAAATTGCGTGA
- a CDS encoding TetR/AcrR family transcriptional regulator produces MATNAPATDGRRKAAAARRKARQAEIIAATRQIFDSKGVRDVQIEEIASAVGINRAIVYRHFTGKEELFALTLVGYLEELHDAMAAAAASGSAPGEQLERIVGAFVDYGVAHPAFVDCAQALMVRPGDELLDEIAEGPLFKLGRGITSCLTVLSDTLSHGVEEGAFDLSDDPVLLANALYASGLGALQLARLGILVSEAAPGIPTVGQISAAQVRSYMVRSALALVTA; encoded by the coding sequence ATGGCGACCAACGCACCAGCCACCGATGGCCGTCGCAAGGCGGCGGCCGCGCGTCGGAAGGCACGGCAGGCGGAGATCATCGCGGCGACGCGGCAGATCTTCGACTCCAAGGGCGTGCGGGACGTCCAGATCGAGGAGATCGCGAGCGCGGTCGGGATCAACCGCGCGATCGTCTACCGGCACTTCACCGGCAAGGAGGAGCTGTTCGCGCTCACCCTGGTCGGCTACCTCGAGGAGCTGCACGACGCGATGGCGGCGGCCGCGGCGAGCGGGAGCGCCCCCGGCGAGCAGCTGGAGCGGATCGTGGGGGCGTTCGTCGACTACGGCGTCGCCCATCCCGCGTTCGTCGACTGCGCGCAGGCGCTGATGGTGCGGCCCGGTGACGAGCTGCTCGACGAGATCGCCGAGGGGCCGCTGTTCAAGCTCGGGCGCGGGATCACCTCGTGCCTGACGGTCCTGTCCGACACCCTGAGCCACGGGGTCGAGGAGGGCGCGTTCGACCTGAGCGACGACCCGGTGCTGCTCGCCAACGCGCTCTACGCCAGCGGCCTCGGCGCCCTGCAGCTGGCCCGGCTCGGGATCCTGGTCAGCGAGGCCGCGCCGGGGATCCCCACGGTCGGGCAGATCTCGGCGGCCCAGGTGCGGTCCTACATGGTGCGCTCGGCGCTCGCCCTGGTCACCGCCTGA
- a CDS encoding MlaE family ABC transporter permease, which translates to MSAVVAGGRSLLDNMTGRFRAGVVTTGELVKLAVESIQWGFSDIVARRFSWSEFLLQCWFMTRVSLLPTILVAIPFGVITSVQIGAAANQIGAQSFIGAVNGIGVLRQGAPLVTSLMIAGAVGSAVCADLGARTVREEIDALKVMGISPIQRLVAPRILAALLVSVLLTIIVAMTAMTTAFVIVVGGGQISSGTYLDSFVGLAQPGDLVLAEFKGLLFGFVAIIVCAHKGLSAHGGPKAVADAVNQAVVLSVIILAVINVGLTQAYVMLFPGGA; encoded by the coding sequence ATGAGCGCCGTGGTCGCCGGGGGACGATCCCTCCTCGACAACATGACCGGTCGGTTCCGGGCCGGGGTGGTCACCACCGGGGAGCTGGTCAAGCTCGCCGTGGAGTCCATCCAGTGGGGGTTCTCCGACATCGTCGCGCGCAGGTTCTCGTGGTCGGAGTTCCTGCTGCAGTGCTGGTTCATGACCCGGGTGTCGCTGCTGCCCACGATCCTGGTCGCGATCCCGTTCGGCGTGATCACCTCCGTGCAGATCGGTGCCGCCGCCAACCAGATCGGCGCCCAGTCCTTCATCGGTGCGGTCAACGGCATCGGCGTGCTCCGGCAGGGTGCGCCGCTCGTGACCTCGCTGATGATCGCGGGCGCGGTCGGCTCGGCCGTGTGTGCCGACCTCGGGGCCCGCACCGTGCGCGAGGAGATCGACGCCCTCAAGGTCATGGGCATCTCGCCGATCCAGCGCCTGGTCGCGCCCCGCATCCTCGCGGCCCTGCTGGTCTCGGTCCTGCTGACGATCATCGTGGCGATGACCGCCATGACGACCGCGTTCGTGATCGTCGTCGGTGGCGGCCAGATCTCCTCGGGCACCTACCTCGACTCCTTCGTCGGGCTGGCCCAGCCGGGCGACCTCGTGCTCGCCGAGTTCAAGGGCCTGCTGTTCGGGTTCGTCGCGATCATCGTGTGCGCCCACAAGGGACTCAGCGCCCACGGCGGCCCCAAGGCCGTCGCCGACGCCGTCAACCAGGCCGTCGTGCTCAGCGTGATCATCCTCGCGGTGATCAACGTCGGCCTGACCCAGGCCTACGTGATGCTCTTCCCCGGGGGTGCCTGA
- a CDS encoding acetyl-CoA C-acetyltransferase, which translates to MTETVRRAAVLGGNRIPFARSNGAYATASNQEMLTAALDGLVARFGLEGERLGEVAGGAVLKHSRDFNLVRESVLSTRLAPETPAIDLQQACGTGLQAINYIANKIKLGQIDSGIGGGVDTTSDAPIAISEKLRKKLIQLNNARSTKDRLAILSTIRPGDIGLAIPSNGEPRTKLSMGEHQALTALEWQITREAQDELAVTSHHNLAASYDEGWQDDLITPFRGLERDNNLRADSSLEKLAKLKPVFGKGEAATMTAANSTPLTDGASAVLLGSDEWAEAHGLEVLAYFVDSEVAAVDFVNGAEGLLMAPAYAVPRMLERNGLSLQDFDFYEIHEAFASQVLSTLAAWESPVFCKERLGLDAPLGSIDRSKLNVKGSSLAAGHPFSATGGRIVANTAKLLKANGGGRALISVCAAGGQGVVAIMER; encoded by the coding sequence ATGACCGAGACTGTTCGCCGGGCCGCCGTACTGGGCGGTAACCGCATTCCGTTCGCCCGCTCCAACGGCGCCTACGCCACCGCCTCCAACCAGGAGATGCTGACCGCTGCCCTCGACGGCCTCGTGGCGCGCTTCGGCCTGGAGGGCGAGCGCCTGGGCGAGGTCGCCGGTGGCGCCGTGCTCAAGCACAGCCGCGACTTCAACCTGGTCCGCGAGTCGGTGCTCAGCACCCGTCTCGCCCCCGAGACCCCGGCCATCGACCTGCAGCAGGCCTGCGGCACCGGCCTCCAGGCGATCAACTACATCGCCAACAAGATCAAGCTCGGCCAGATCGACTCCGGCATCGGCGGCGGCGTGGACACCACCTCCGACGCGCCCATCGCGATCTCGGAGAAGCTGCGCAAGAAGCTGATCCAGCTCAACAACGCGCGCTCCACCAAGGACCGCCTCGCGATCCTCTCGACCATCCGCCCCGGCGACATCGGCCTCGCGATCCCGTCCAACGGCGAGCCGCGCACCAAGCTCTCCATGGGCGAGCACCAGGCGCTGACCGCCCTCGAGTGGCAGATCACCCGCGAGGCCCAGGACGAGCTGGCCGTCACCTCGCACCACAACCTCGCGGCGTCCTACGACGAGGGCTGGCAGGACGACCTGATCACGCCGTTCCGCGGCCTCGAGCGCGACAACAACCTGCGCGCCGACTCCTCGCTGGAGAAGCTCGCCAAGCTCAAGCCGGTCTTCGGCAAGGGCGAGGCGGCCACGATGACCGCCGCCAACTCGACCCCGCTGACCGACGGCGCCTCCGCCGTCCTGCTCGGCTCGGACGAGTGGGCCGAGGCCCACGGCCTCGAGGTGCTCGCGTACTTCGTCGACTCCGAGGTCGCTGCCGTCGACTTCGTCAACGGTGCCGAGGGCCTGCTGATGGCGCCGGCGTACGCCGTCCCGCGGATGCTCGAGCGCAACGGCCTGAGCCTCCAGGACTTCGACTTCTACGAGATCCACGAGGCCTTCGCCTCGCAGGTGCTCTCGACCCTCGCTGCGTGGGAGAGCCCGGTGTTCTGCAAGGAGCGCCTGGGCCTCGACGCGCCGCTGGGCTCGATCGACCGCAGCAAGCTCAACGTCAAGGGCTCCTCGCTCGCCGCGGGTCACCCGTTCTCCGCCACCGGCGGCCGGATCGTGGCCAACACGGCCAAGCTGCTCAAGGCCAACGGCGGTGGCCGGGCGCTGATCTCGGTCTGCGCGGCCGGCGGCCAGGGCGTCGTCGCGATCATGGAGCGCTGA
- a CDS encoding TetR/AcrR family transcriptional regulator: MSIDTTRSRRARLDQEAVLQAAEALVDRDGYDALTMTSLAAELEARVSSLYNHVANLEDLRALIQVRAMRLLGDHVRGAAMGHAGVAGLRALSHALRAFARTHPQRYAALTRPPIDREAFYAAALDAIEALAIMGRSAGLPDERLLQNAMALFACLHGFVSLEVAGYFGDLSGTNADLDLDEVYEHVIDGAVTAASLDATR; this comes from the coding sequence TTGAGCATCGACACGACCCGCAGTCGCCGGGCCCGCCTCGACCAGGAGGCGGTCCTCCAGGCGGCAGAGGCACTCGTCGACCGTGACGGTTACGACGCCCTCACGATGACCTCGCTCGCCGCCGAGCTCGAGGCCCGGGTCTCCTCGCTCTACAACCACGTCGCGAACCTCGAGGACCTGCGCGCGCTGATCCAGGTCCGCGCGATGCGCCTGCTCGGTGACCACGTCCGCGGCGCGGCGATGGGACACGCCGGCGTCGCCGGCCTGCGCGCGCTGAGCCACGCGCTGCGCGCCTTCGCCCGCACCCACCCGCAGCGCTACGCCGCCCTCACCCGGCCGCCGATCGACCGCGAGGCGTTCTACGCCGCCGCCCTCGACGCGATCGAGGCGCTCGCCATCATGGGCCGCTCCGCCGGCCTGCCCGACGAGAGACTGCTGCAGAACGCGATGGCACTCTTCGCCTGCCTGCACGGCTTCGTGTCCCTCGAGGTCGCCGGCTACTTCGGCGACCTGTCGGGTACGAACGCCGACCTCGACCTCGACGAGGTCTACGAGCACGTCATCGACGGTGCCGTCACCGCCGCCTCCCTGGACGCCACGCGCTAG
- a CDS encoding IS481 family transposase, with translation MTHANATLTPAGRLRLAKLIVDKRWSHARAAERFSVSITTARRWASRYRESGKAGMVDRSSRPHHNPNRLPQRTERRIVNLRVTRRWGPARIAYHLGLNPSTVGQVLRRYGCPRLKWTDPATGTRIKTSSRDKNRYEHPAPGDLVHVDIKKLGRIPNGGGWRAHGRGSAQDQRAGAARDRAARAGASPSRGYAYLHHAVDDHSRLAYSEILTDERKETAAAFWKRATVFFAAHGITVKAVLTDNGPCYRSRLWAKALGKQTKHRRTRPYRPQTNGKVERFNRTLLEEWAYAHPYTSEADRAATYPEWLHHYNHHRGHTSLKGKSPIDRVPNLPGQNS, from the coding sequence ATGACCCACGCTAACGCCACCCTCACTCCAGCGGGACGCCTGCGTCTCGCCAAGCTCATCGTCGACAAGCGCTGGTCCCATGCCCGAGCTGCCGAACGGTTCTCGGTGAGCATCACGACCGCCCGGCGGTGGGCCAGCCGCTACCGCGAGTCCGGCAAGGCCGGGATGGTCGACCGCTCCTCCCGCCCGCACCACAATCCGAACCGGCTACCCCAGCGCACCGAGCGTCGGATCGTGAACCTGCGGGTGACCCGACGCTGGGGACCGGCCCGGATCGCGTACCACCTCGGCCTCAACCCATCGACCGTCGGTCAGGTCCTGCGCCGCTACGGCTGCCCACGGTTGAAGTGGACCGACCCGGCCACCGGCACCCGGATCAAGACCTCCTCACGCGACAAGAACCGCTACGAACACCCTGCGCCCGGTGACCTGGTCCACGTCGACATCAAGAAGCTCGGCCGGATCCCCAACGGCGGTGGATGGCGCGCCCACGGCCGCGGCTCGGCACAAGACCAACGCGCCGGCGCGGCGCGTGATCGCGCAGCCCGCGCCGGTGCATCGCCCTCGCGTGGCTACGCCTACCTGCACCACGCCGTGGACGACCACTCCCGGCTGGCCTACTCCGAGATCCTCACCGACGAGCGCAAGGAGACCGCAGCAGCGTTCTGGAAACGTGCCACGGTGTTCTTCGCCGCGCACGGCATCACAGTCAAGGCCGTGCTCACCGACAACGGGCCCTGCTACCGCTCACGCCTGTGGGCAAAAGCCCTCGGCAAACAGACCAAGCACCGCCGCACCCGCCCCTACCGACCGCAAACCAACGGCAAGGTCGAGCGGTTCAACCGGACCCTGCTCGAGGAATGGGCCTACGCCCACCCCTACACCTCAGAGGCCGACCGCGCGGCGACCTATCCAGAGTGGCTGCATCACTACAATCACCACCGCGGCCACACCAGCCTCAAAGGCAAGTCACCCATCGACCGCGTGCCCAACCTGCCCGGTCAGAACAGCTAG
- a CDS encoding ATP-dependent DNA ligase, with protein sequence MLLRDLVDVSRQVAATRSRKEKTRLISSLLVSAAADERALVAHYLSGRLRQRRTGLGWRGLQALPSPAPASSLEVREVDAAFEAMSLLAGPGSVGLRAAAVADLFGRATAVEQEWLRAVAVGEVRQGALEAVVTEALAVAADVPLAAVRRAAMLAGGSTYVVDAAFLGADALADVGLTVGRPVLPMLASSAPDVAAAIAKAGSGTVGVDAKLDGIRIQVHRDGDDVVVATRSLDDITQRLPEVVAIARSLPASQVVLDGEALWLTADGRPRPFQETASRTSSSTVPAESVVTPYFFDVLHLDGTDLIDRPAHERWQVLEDLVPAAHRVQRWIGSDVPAASAFTESVLASGHEGVVVKSLDAPYDAGRRGSAWVKVKPVHTLDLVVLAVEHGSGRRRGWLSNIHLGARDPSSPTGFVMLGKTFKGMTDEMLAWQTARFRELEVEDDGWVVTVRPEQVVEIAFDGLQRSTRYPGGLALRFARVVRYRDDKSADEADTIETVRALATP encoded by the coding sequence ATGCTGCTCCGCGACCTCGTCGACGTCTCCCGCCAGGTCGCCGCGACGCGCTCGCGCAAGGAGAAGACCCGGCTGATCAGCTCGCTGCTGGTGTCTGCGGCCGCCGACGAGCGGGCCCTGGTCGCGCACTACCTCAGCGGGCGGCTCCGGCAGCGTCGTACCGGGCTCGGCTGGCGCGGTCTCCAGGCCCTCCCCTCCCCCGCGCCCGCGTCGTCGCTCGAGGTGCGCGAGGTCGACGCGGCCTTCGAGGCGATGTCGCTGCTGGCCGGCCCGGGCTCGGTCGGGCTGCGCGCGGCAGCGGTGGCGGACCTGTTCGGTCGCGCCACCGCCGTCGAGCAGGAGTGGCTGCGCGCCGTCGCCGTCGGCGAGGTCCGCCAGGGTGCGCTCGAGGCGGTCGTCACCGAGGCCCTCGCGGTCGCCGCCGACGTGCCGCTCGCCGCGGTGCGGCGTGCCGCGATGCTGGCCGGCGGGTCGACGTACGTCGTCGACGCGGCGTTCCTCGGAGCTGACGCGCTCGCCGACGTCGGCCTGACCGTCGGCCGCCCGGTGCTCCCGATGCTCGCCTCCTCCGCACCCGACGTGGCCGCGGCCATCGCCAAGGCGGGCTCGGGGACGGTGGGTGTCGACGCGAAGCTCGACGGCATCCGGATCCAGGTGCACCGCGACGGCGACGACGTCGTGGTCGCCACCCGCAGCCTCGACGACATCACCCAGCGCCTGCCCGAGGTCGTTGCCATCGCCCGCTCCCTGCCCGCCTCCCAGGTCGTGCTCGACGGCGAGGCGCTGTGGCTCACTGCGGACGGTCGCCCCCGGCCCTTCCAGGAGACGGCCTCGCGCACGTCCTCCTCGACCGTCCCCGCCGAGTCGGTGGTGACGCCGTACTTCTTCGACGTGCTGCACCTCGACGGCACCGACCTGATCGACCGTCCCGCCCACGAGCGTTGGCAGGTGCTGGAGGACCTGGTCCCCGCCGCGCACCGGGTCCAGCGCTGGATCGGCTCCGACGTCCCCGCGGCGAGCGCTTTCACCGAGTCCGTGCTGGCGTCGGGACACGAGGGCGTCGTCGTGAAGTCCCTCGACGCGCCGTACGACGCCGGCCGCCGCGGCTCGGCCTGGGTCAAGGTGAAGCCCGTCCACACCCTCGACCTGGTCGTCCTCGCCGTCGAGCACGGCTCCGGTCGCCGCCGCGGCTGGCTCTCCAACATCCACCTCGGCGCCCGCGACCCGTCCTCGCCCACCGGCTTCGTCATGCTCGGCAAGACGTTCAAGGGCATGACGGACGAGATGCTCGCCTGGCAGACCGCCCGCTTCCGCGAGCTCGAGGTCGAGGACGACGGCTGGGTGGTCACCGTCCGCCCCGAGCAGGTCGTCGAGATCGCCTTCGACGGGTTGCAGCGTTCCACCCGTTACCCCGGCGGGCTGGCGCTGCGGTTCGCCCGGGTCGTGCGGTACCGGGACGACAAGTCCGCCGACGAGGCCGACACGATCGAGACGGTGCGCGCGCTGGCGACCCCCTGA